A genome region from Triticum aestivum cultivar Chinese Spring chromosome 2B, IWGSC CS RefSeq v2.1, whole genome shotgun sequence includes the following:
- the LOC123047600 gene encoding FT-interacting protein 4: MKLAVEVADAAELSAKDGASSCNAFVEVEFDGQRQRTATRPGDLSPQWNETLVFDVRDPSRLAALTVDVSVQHDRSLNDHNALRPHVFLGRVRVSGESVARSPDEAFLQRFPLDKRGLFSRVSGDIALRLYLLPDARDGDRVAQDHAAAAAPAMDTGGGQQQPSQPAAANLDPERMVRNVFSGEASAGATAASASGGQAVGTKGKSGHDTREFRSIPASSGGGNEPRRHTLHAMAAPPPPAGQTVVVPKPAGPAGAPPPGSQYGLTETKPPLPAKMGPRSGTAKIASTYDMVEPMSYLYVTVVKARDLPSMDLTGALDPYVEVKLGNFKGVTRHLEKNQNPVWRQTFAFSGAHLQASQLEVIVMDKDTLRDDFVGRVVFDMSDIPSRLPPDSPLAPQWYSLADAHGERFRHGHPLGEIMLAVWLGTQADEAFPEAWHSDAHSLSREGLTNTRSKVYYSPKLIYLKVSVIAAQDLIAADKGRPLAPTIAKIQMGSQIRRTRPGQPQGSANQAWNEEFMFVASEPFEDPLVVTVEEKVAAGRDEPIGRIIIPVASPYVPRNDLAKSIPSKWFNLSRGMTVDEAAAEATTGTKHREHSKTFASKIHLRMSLETAYHVLDESTHYSSDLQPAAKKLRKSAIGVLEVGILSARGLGGNKSPYCVAKYGSKWVRTRTLLGTAAPAWNEQYTWEVFDLSTVITVAVFDNNHLHHSDGKDQRIGKVRVRLATLESDRVYTHYYPLMALTPGGLKKTGELHLAVRFTCTAWANMLAQYGRPLLPKMHYSNPISVLQLDYLRFQAMQMVATRLGRSEPPLHREVVEYMLDVDSHMFSLRRSKANFYRITSLFSGVVAVGKWFDGICKWKNPLTTILVHVLFLILVCYPELILPTVFLYLFMIGVWNYRRRPRKPPHMDTVLSHAEQAHPDELDEEFDTFPTSKPSDVVRMRYDRLRSVAGRVQTVVGDLAMQGERAQSLLSWRDPRATAIFITMSLIVAVVLYITPFQVVAVVLGLFMLRHPRFRSKQPSVPFNFYKRLPAKGDMLL; this comes from the coding sequence ATGAAGCTTGCCGTGGAGGTCGCGGACGCGGCGGAGCTGTCGGCCAAGGACGGCGCGTCCTCATGCAACGCGTTCGTGGAGGTGGAGTTCGACGGGCAGCGCCAGCGCACGGCCACCCGCCCCGGCGACCTCTCCCCGCAGTGGAACGAGACGCTCGTCTTCGACGTGCGCGACCCATCCCGCCTCGCCGCCCTCACCGTCGACGTGTCTGTACAGCACGACCGCAGCCTCAACGACCACAACGCACTCCGCCCCCACGTCTTCCTCGGCCGCGTCCGCGTCTCCGGCGAgtccgtcgctcgctcgcccgacGAGGCCTTCCTGCAGCGCTTCCCGCTGGACAAGAGAGGGCTCTTCTCCCGCGTCTCCGGGGACATCGCGCTCCGGCTCTACCTCCTCCCCGACGCGCGGGACGGCGATCGCGTCGCGCAGgaccatgctgctgctgctgctccggccatGGACACGGGCGGTGGTCAGCAGCAGCCTTCCCAACCCGCCGCTGCCAATTTGGACCCCGAGAGGATGGTCAGGAACGTCTTCTCCGGCGAGGCTTCGGCAGGAGCCACAGCTGCTTCTGCCTCAGGCGGGCAGGCGGTGGGGACCAAGGGGAAGAGCGGCCACGACACGCGCGAGTTCCGCTCCATTCCGGCATCGTCAGGCGGTGGCAACGAGCCTCGACGCCACACGCTCCACGCCATGgcggcgccgcccccgccggcgggGCAGACGGTGGTCGTGCCGAAGCCCGCCGGGCCTGCCGGGGCACCGCCTCCGGGCTCGCAGTACGGCCTCACCGAGACGAAGCCCCCGCTGCCGGCCAAGATGGGGCCGCGCTCTGGGACGGCCAAGATCGCGTCCACCTACGACATGGTGGAGCCGATGTCGTACCTCTACGTTACCGTCGTCAAGGCGCGCGACCTGCCCTCCATGGACCTCACCGGCGCGCTGGACCCGTACGTGGAGGTGAAGCTGGGCAACTTCAAGGGCGTCACGCGGCACCTGGAGAAGAACCAGAACCCGGTGTGGCGGCAGACGTTCGCCTTCTCCGGCGCCCACCTCCAGGCCAGCCAGCTCGAGGTCATCGTCATGGACAAGGACACGCTCCGGGACGACTTCGTCGGCCGCGTCGTCTTCGACATGTCCGACATCCCCAGCCGCCTGCCGCCGGACAGCCCGCTGGCGCCGCAGTGGTACAGCCTCGCGGACGCCCACGGCGAGCGGTTCCGGCACGGCCACCCCCTCGGCGAGATCATGCTCGCCGTCTGGCTCGGCACGCAGGCCGACGAGGCGTTCCCGGAGGCGTGGCACTCGGACGCGCACTCGCTGTCGCGGGAGGGGCTCACCAACACGCGCTCCAAGGTGTACTACTCGCCCAAGCTCATCTACCTCAAGGTCTCCGTCATCGCGGCGCAGGACCTCATCGCCGCCGACAAGGGCCGGCCGCTCGCGCCCACCATCGCCAAGATACAGATGGGCAGCCAGATCAGGCGGACGCGGCCGGGGCAGCCGCAGGGGTCGGCGAACCAGGCGTGGAACGAGGAGTTCATGTTCGTGGCCAGCGAGCCGTTCGAGGACCCGCTGGTGGTCACCGTGGAGGAGAAGGTCGCCGCCGGCCGCGACGAGCCCATCGGCCGCATCATCATCCCCGTGGCGTCGCCGTACGTGCCGCGCAACGACCTTGCCAAGTCCATACCATCCAAGTGGTTCAACCTGTCGCGCGGCATGACggtggacgaggcggcggcggaggctacGACGGGGACCAAGCACCGGGAGCACTCCAAGACCTTCGCCAGCAAGATCCACCTCAGGATGAGCCTGGAGACGGCGTACCACGTCCTCGACGAGTCCACGCACTACAGCAGCGACCTGCAGCCGGCGGCGAAGAAGCTGCGGAAGAGCGCCATCGGCGTGCTCGAGGTCGGCATCCTCAGCGCACGCGGCCTCGGCGGCAACAAGAGCCCCTACTGCGTGGCCAAGTACGGCTCCAAGTGGGTGCGCACGCGCACGCTGCTCGGCACCGCCGCGCCGGCGTGGAACGAGCAGTACACCTGGGAGGTGTTCGACCTGAGCACCGTCATCACCGTCGCCGTCTTCGACAACAACCACCTCCACCACAGCGACGGGAAGGACCAGAGGATCGGCAAGGTGCGCGTCAGGCTCGCCACCCTCGAGTCCGACCGCGTGTACACCCACTACTACCCGCTCATGGCGCTTACCCCCGGCGGCCTGAAGAAGACCGGCGAGCTCCACCTCGCCGTCCGGTTCACGTGCACGGCGTGGGCCAACATGCTGGCGCAGTACGGGCGGCCGCTGCTGCCCAAGATGCACTACAGCAACCCCATCTCCGTGCTGCAGCTGGACTACCTCCGGTTCCAGGCGATGCAGATGGTGGCGACGCGGCTGGGCCGGTCGGAGCCGCCGCTGCACCGGGAGGTGGTGGAGTACATGCTCGACGTGGACTCGCACATGTTCAGCCTGCGGCGGAGCAAGGCCAACTTCTACCGCATCACGTCGCTCTTCTCCGGCGTGGTCGCGGTCGGCAAGTGGTTCGACGGCATCTGCAAGTGGAAGAACCCGCTGACGACGATCCTGGTGCACGTTCTGTTTCTGATACTGGTGTGCTACCCGGAGCTGATCCTGCCGACGGTGTTCCTGTACCTGTTCATGATCGGGGTGTGGAACTACCGGCGGCGGCCGCGGAAGCCGCCGCACATGGACACGGTGCTGTCGCACGCGGAGCAGGCGCACCCGGACGAGCTGGACGAGGAGTTCGACACGTTCCCGACGTCCAAGCCGTCGGACGTGGTGCGGATGCGGTACGACCGGCTGCGCAGCGTGGCCGGCAGGGTGCAGACGGTGGTGGGCGACCTGGCGATGCAGGGGGAACGCGCGCAGTCGCTGCTCAGCTGGCGCGACCCGCGGGCGacggccatcttcatcaccatgtCGCTCATCGTGGCCGTGGTGCTCTACATCACGCCGTTCCAGGTGGTGGCCGTGGTGTTGGGGCTCTTCATGCTCCGCCACCCCCGGTTCCGGAGCAAGCAGCCGTCCGTGCCATTCAACTTCTACAAGCGCCTCCCCGCCAAGGGTGACATGCTCCTATGA